One genomic segment of Luteibaculum oceani includes these proteins:
- the gyrB gene encoding DNA topoisomerase (ATP-hydrolyzing) subunit B: MSEQKKDYSAQSIQVLEGLEAVRKRPAMYIGDVGVKGLHHLVYEVVDNSIDEALAGHCDDIKVSINEDNSITVQDNGRGIPVDFHEKEGKSALEVVMTVLHAGGKFDKDSYKVSGGLHGVGVSCVNALSTDLTAVVHRQGKIYTQSYKIGVPQGPVEELGTTDKRGTEVTFKPDGSIFESTEYQYEILAKRLRELSFLNHGIRLSIEDKRELDEEGNPRAESFFSEGGLKEYVTYLDEAREQLISDVMYMEGEKGGIPVEVAMVYNTSYSENLFSYVNNINTIEGGTHVAGFRRGLTSTLKKYADESGLLSKLKFEISGDDFREGLTAVVSVKVAEPQFEGQTKTKLGNRDVTAAVSQAVTEMLTNYLEENPKDAKTIVEKVILAAQARNAAKKAREMVQRKSVMSGSGLPGKLADCSSKDPHECEIYLVEGDSAGGTAKQGRDRKFQAILPLRGKILNVEKAMQHKIFDNDEIKNIYTALGVKIGTEEDSKALNIEKLRYHKIVIMCDADVDGSHIQTLILTFFFRHMRELIEKGYVYIATPPLYLVKKGSKSQYCWSEDQRMAAVQELKGSGNESSVSVQRYKGLGEMNATQLWETTMSPDGRTLRQITVDDMVEADHIFSMLMGDEVPPRRAFIEKNAKYANIDV, encoded by the coding sequence ATGAGCGAACAAAAAAAGGATTACTCAGCCCAGAGTATTCAGGTACTTGAAGGGTTAGAGGCGGTACGTAAAAGGCCCGCCATGTATATTGGAGATGTTGGAGTAAAAGGACTACACCACTTGGTATATGAGGTGGTAGATAACTCCATCGATGAAGCTTTAGCAGGACACTGTGACGATATAAAAGTTAGCATAAACGAAGACAACTCTATCACCGTTCAGGATAACGGTAGGGGTATTCCAGTAGATTTTCACGAAAAAGAAGGAAAATCTGCCCTTGAGGTTGTTATGACGGTACTCCACGCAGGAGGTAAATTCGACAAAGACTCGTATAAGGTATCCGGAGGGCTTCACGGAGTTGGGGTTTCCTGTGTGAACGCATTATCAACAGATCTTACTGCGGTTGTTCACAGACAGGGGAAAATATATACCCAATCATATAAAATCGGTGTACCCCAAGGACCTGTTGAGGAATTAGGTACTACGGATAAAAGAGGTACTGAAGTTACGTTTAAACCAGACGGAAGTATATTCGAATCAACTGAATATCAATACGAAATACTTGCAAAAAGACTTCGTGAACTTTCTTTCTTAAATCACGGAATTCGTTTATCCATTGAGGATAAAAGAGAGCTTGATGAAGAAGGAAACCCTCGCGCTGAAAGCTTTTTCTCTGAAGGCGGACTTAAGGAATATGTTACCTATCTAGATGAAGCCAGAGAACAGCTTATTTCAGATGTAATGTATATGGAAGGTGAAAAGGGTGGAATCCCAGTGGAAGTAGCCATGGTGTATAACACCTCCTACTCTGAAAACCTTTTCTCCTACGTAAACAATATTAATACCATTGAGGGTGGTACACACGTTGCTGGATTTAGACGCGGTTTAACCTCAACCCTTAAAAAGTATGCCGATGAAAGTGGACTACTTTCGAAACTGAAATTCGAAATTTCGGGTGATGATTTCCGCGAAGGACTTACCGCCGTTGTTTCGGTTAAAGTTGCCGAACCACAATTCGAGGGTCAGACCAAAACCAAATTAGGAAACAGAGACGTTACTGCAGCCGTTTCGCAAGCGGTAACAGAAATGTTAACCAATTATTTGGAAGAAAATCCAAAGGACGCCAAAACCATAGTTGAAAAGGTAATTCTTGCCGCTCAAGCTAGAAACGCAGCTAAGAAGGCGCGTGAAATGGTACAGCGTAAATCGGTAATGAGTGGAAGTGGGCTTCCAGGTAAATTAGCCGATTGTTCATCAAAAGATCCTCACGAATGTGAAATTTACCTTGTGGAGGGAGATTCTGCAGGGGGGACCGCCAAGCAAGGCCGCGATAGAAAATTCCAAGCAATACTGCCATTAAGGGGTAAAATCCTTAACGTAGAAAAGGCCATGCAACATAAAATTTTTGACAACGATGAAATCAAAAATATTTATACAGCACTTGGTGTAAAAATCGGAACAGAGGAGGATAGCAAAGCGCTTAATATTGAGAAATTACGCTACCATAAGATAGTCATCATGTGTGATGCCGATGTCGATGGTTCTCACATTCAAACTTTAATCCTGACCTTCTTCTTTCGCCACATGCGCGAGCTCATTGAAAAAGGATACGTATATATTGCTACGCCGCCTTTATACTTGGTTAAAAAAGGTAGTAAAAGCCAATATTGTTGGTCTGAGGACCAACGTATGGCCGCAGTACAGGAACTTAAAGGTTCTGGTAACGAATCTAGTGTGTCGGTACAGCGCTATAAGGGTCTTGGGGAAATGAATGCAACCCAACTTTGGGAAACTACTATGTCTCCTGATGGCCGTACGCTGAGACAAATTACTGTTGATGACATGGTAGAGGCGGATCATATTTTCTCAATGCTTATGGGTGATGAAGTTCCACCTCGTAGAGCATTTATTGAAAAGAATGCCAAATACGCAAACATTGACGTGTAA
- a CDS encoding alpha/beta fold hydrolase, with product MLKFGITFILLSLYIGLKGQHITINEGIQKISNTALYYEYRFHQPTTNQPTIVFEAGARNSSGYWNGIIDSVSHFANTLRYDRAGLGRSVGSTDSIRSSTQIALELKALLDSLEIFSPLILVCHSAGGFYGRTFASEFKDRVRALVLIESSCDIWEDMLSASLTKNQKNERFRAQNNQRANFPIFQRLEYEAAPVTRSILSQQSELQIPVYIIHGNQHNWPSGYPSTELEDKWKVCQEKLLYLSEQSSLQVVNGAGHHIFSEFDLANCLKSKFSNNRIREK from the coding sequence GTGTTAAAATTTGGAATTACCTTCATATTGCTATCGCTCTATATTGGTTTAAAAGGCCAGCATATCACCATTAACGAAGGGATACAAAAAATATCAAATACCGCACTTTACTACGAATACAGATTTCACCAGCCAACAACAAATCAGCCCACTATTGTTTTTGAGGCGGGCGCTCGGAATAGCTCAGGTTACTGGAATGGAATTATAGATTCGGTTTCTCATTTTGCCAACACCCTGCGATACGACAGGGCTGGATTGGGACGAAGTGTTGGCTCAACAGACAGTATAAGGTCCAGCACTCAGATTGCATTGGAACTTAAAGCATTGTTAGATTCACTTGAAATATTTTCTCCGCTTATCCTGGTTTGCCACTCTGCAGGAGGTTTTTATGGTCGCACCTTTGCCAGTGAATTCAAAGACCGAGTTAGGGCCCTAGTTCTAATCGAATCTTCCTGCGATATTTGGGAAGACATGTTAAGCGCATCCTTAACCAAAAACCAGAAAAATGAACGATTCAGGGCTCAGAATAATCAGCGCGCCAACTTCCCCATTTTTCAGAGGCTTGAATATGAAGCAGCACCAGTAACCAGATCTATACTAAGTCAACAATCTGAGCTTCAAATACCCGTGTACATTATCCACGGAAACCAACATAATTGGCCATCGGGTTATCCCTCTACTGAATTAGAAGATAAATGGAAGGTCTGCCAAGAAAAATTGTTATACCTCTCTGAGCAAAGCTCCTTGCAGGTAGTAAATGGAGCTGGCCACCACATATTTTCGGAATTTGATTTGGCCAATTGCTTAAAGTCTAAATTTTCAAATAACCGAATCAGAGAAAAATAA
- a CDS encoding sensor histidine kinase has translation MKDIIEIEILTKTVDDLPIGVGIFHIDDLNNNKSIRYIFMNKVLLYEMRKTQEEVFGNKIIEVAPEAYEHEGGIFVIETYMKIAREGGSVNLGLVEYSNHMVAGTYECSVHHIKDNYVYVMLRNVTDLEKTKNDLEKKNAELSQFTHMVAHDLKAPLQGIYASVNIIEDFYKEELSPELLDLYKIMSDKAKRMDLLITNILKYCNAAQKDVNVESFTTTDLLDDILDLLNIPDNIEIKTPVESFGIQGPYTKLHQVLTNLIGNAIKYHHKSGGEVSIKINMDGENHLKFKVIDNGPGIPEEDQEKVFKFLETLQSTNPESTGIGLSIVKKLVEDVGGSIGLDSKPGRGSDFWFTWPLDCTKP, from the coding sequence ATGAAAGACATAATAGAAATTGAGATACTCACAAAGACTGTTGATGACCTACCCATTGGAGTGGGGATCTTTCATATTGATGATCTTAACAACAATAAGAGTATTCGGTACATTTTTATGAATAAAGTACTCCTTTATGAAATGCGTAAAACGCAGGAGGAAGTATTTGGAAATAAAATTATTGAAGTAGCGCCCGAAGCATACGAACATGAAGGTGGAATATTTGTGATAGAAACTTACATGAAAATTGCCCGGGAAGGAGGATCTGTAAACCTTGGTCTTGTAGAGTATTCTAACCACATGGTAGCTGGGACATATGAATGTTCAGTACACCATATTAAGGACAACTATGTGTACGTTATGCTCCGCAACGTAACCGACTTAGAGAAAACCAAAAATGATCTTGAGAAGAAAAATGCAGAGTTAAGCCAGTTTACCCATATGGTAGCTCACGACTTGAAGGCACCCCTCCAGGGAATTTATGCCTCAGTAAATATCATTGAGGACTTCTATAAGGAGGAGTTATCCCCCGAATTATTGGATTTATATAAAATAATGAGTGATAAGGCCAAAAGAATGGACCTGCTTATCACAAACATTTTAAAGTACTGTAACGCAGCGCAAAAGGATGTTAATGTTGAAAGTTTTACTACCACAGATCTTCTCGATGATATTTTAGATCTGTTAAATATCCCAGACAATATTGAAATTAAGACACCTGTTGAAAGCTTTGGCATCCAGGGACCTTACACCAAATTACATCAAGTATTAACCAACCTGATTGGTAATGCAATAAAGTACCACCATAAGTCGGGTGGAGAAGTAAGCATTAAGATAAATATGGATGGTGAGAACCACCTTAAATTTAAGGTAATAGACAATGGCCCAGGGATACCCGAGGAGGATCAAGAGAAAGTTTTCAAATTCCTAGAAACCTTGCAGTCTACTAACCCCGAAAGTACCGGAATAGGACTTTCTATTGTAAAAAAGCTAGTTGAAGATGTTGGAGGAAGCATAGGGCTAGATTCTAAGCCTGGTAGAGGAAGTGATTTTTGGTTCACATGGCCTTTAGACTGCACAAAACCTTAA
- a CDS encoding methyltransferase family protein, translating to MALQEELKQQGDFLFKYRSYIPILLIFIGLGVQVYQIKTYGDLESNTVGYWLQQLALSTGILGLLVRVFTVGYTPKNTSGRNAKEGQVADTLNTSGIYSLIRNPLYLGNYLMWVAVAMLTGNIWFVLLFTLGFWMFYERIIFAEETFLRRKFGEAYLNWASKTPIFLPKHFNYQKPSYSFSWKKVIKKEKNGLFALFLLFWIFQLLGDYVKTGELEVNPTWQAYGALATGVWYLIIKVIRKNTSLLNEEGR from the coding sequence ATGGCATTACAAGAAGAGCTAAAGCAACAAGGAGATTTTTTATTTAAGTATAGATCTTACATCCCTATTTTATTGATTTTCATTGGTCTTGGAGTTCAGGTTTACCAAATTAAAACCTATGGAGATCTGGAGAGCAATACTGTTGGATACTGGTTACAACAATTGGCGCTAAGCACAGGTATTCTTGGTTTATTAGTAAGAGTTTTCACCGTTGGATATACACCAAAAAATACCTCTGGAAGAAACGCCAAGGAGGGTCAAGTGGCCGATACACTAAATACTTCTGGGATTTATTCATTAATAAGAAACCCACTCTATTTGGGTAACTATTTAATGTGGGTAGCGGTAGCCATGTTAACAGGTAACATCTGGTTTGTTTTATTGTTTACTCTTGGATTTTGGATGTTTTACGAGCGCATTATTTTTGCAGAGGAAACCTTTTTAAGAAGAAAATTTGGAGAAGCCTACCTTAACTGGGCCAGCAAAACGCCCATCTTTTTACCCAAGCATTTTAATTACCAAAAGCCATCCTATTCTTTCAGTTGGAAGAAAGTGATTAAAAAGGAAAAAAACGGACTATTTGCTTTATTCCTATTATTCTGGATATTCCAATTGCTTGGAGACTACGTAAAAACCGGAGAATTAGAGGTTAACCCAACTTGGCAAGCATATGGTGCTTTGGCCACTGGAGTTTGGTATTTAATCATCAAGGTGATTCGTAAAAACACTTCGTTGCTTAACGAAGAGGGACGATAG